AACATAAGAACAGATTGAGGTAAACAGTAATGGCTCAAATTCCAAGAGAGACGTGTGGAATTCAAAGGGCTAAGCAAATCGTATTTACTCGTAGAACTTTTGGTCCAGTTCTTGTTATTGTGGCATTTAAAACTATCTACATTTTTTCATTCAGTGATGATAGCACATACACATGTGCTAAATTTTCACTTATGACCTTAAGATGAGCCCACAGAGTGCATAATCTTCCCTTTATTTATCACTTATCTTCTCTGCTGAGTATATATATGGTTGGATGTAGCTAATTGTTCATAGATGCCCTGAATGTCAACAACCTTTACCTGAGAGTTATGAGCCACCAGCTGATGAGGATTGGACTTCCGGAATTTTTGGTTGTGCTAAAGATACTGACAGGTGTAAGaatccattgcatagctattatcAAACTGCCATAAAATGCTGATATGTCACAAAATTTATGATTTGTTGTTATATTCAAAGCTCATGTTTTTCTCGGAATTTTCCACATTGGGCACCAATGGACAGTGCAATGATATGTACCGGGATATTTATAATTGATAGCACTGACATATTTTTCTGAAAGCATGAGTCGACTTGTAATAGTAATTGACTAATTGTTTATGGATGTTCTTTGTAATCACCCATGGAGAATTTTTTTCTTATCGCGTTTGTGATATTTGCCTTGAACATCCATGTTTTTTATATCTAGAGTTCATCTGGTTGCTATCCTTAGACAGCATGTCCTCActtttgactttgaatttattCTTGTTACAAACCCATCAAATTCATTGACAAGtcaaataaaatcataaaacaCATTGTGATTCACCATTCATGTCTGTTTTGGTGTAGAATGTATTGGAGTCTATAGAACTATTTGAGGGTGTCGCTTTTTGAGCGGAATGAATGGTGAAGTAGAATTTATAGATGGATTCTCATCGAGCCAACCTTATATAAGTCAGTCATTTTAGGCTTAATTTTCCTATATATTCATGCTGCCAACCGCAATATTATTTGGGATATAGAGGCTTTAATGCTGGTGATGATTCTGGTTTTACAATTCTATTGTAGCTTGGTTGTAGAGTTGGGGGAAGGGAGGCATCAAAAAATAATTGTACAAAATTCTCGTTGCATCTAGTCCCCGTAGATCTTCCTTAATGAAGTATTGAGAAGTTTATTTATCCTACAGATTCATGACTTAAGAGGGTGGAATTTTAACACCTATTGTGCTTGGATTGGGGAACATGCAGTTAAGGAAATCCTCTGAATATGCCGACCCTAATCTTCTTCCATTGTACATATGAACCTTTTGTCCTGTTTCCTGGTAGAAACTCATCCGGTAATCATTTTATTTGTCTTTCAGGCTGGACTGGTCTCTTTTGCCCGTGTGTGTTGTTTGGGCGTAATGTTGAAACATTGAGGGAGGACATTCCCTGGCAGAATGCATGTGTGTGTCATGCCATTTGTGTTGAAGGTGGAATGGTACTTGCAGCAGCTACAGCAATGTTCCATGGTGTTGATCCCAAAACGTCATTTCTCATTTGTGAGAGCTTGTTATTTGCTTGGTGGATGTGTGGAATCTACACTGGTCTCTTTCGTCAATCTCTGCAGACGAAATATCATCTCAAGGTATTTTTTTCTCCTTATGATGCATATAAATGTTGATACTCAAAATCTTCAAGTCCACGGCTTGATAAAAAAATAGTACATTCTTAATCTTCACTTCACTTGCATATTGATACAGTTATGTGCTATTTGCGAACATCGACTATCCTTTTATGAACAAAGACACATGATGTGCTCTTTAATAAATTTCACTCTCTTTTAATGGGATTTTTTCTGCATAGGAAACAAAATATGCACCTTGCAATCAAATTTTAACTGGGTGGAGAACAGATAGTAAGGGACCTGTGTATACATGACAATCCttaatgttttcttttctcttgacTCATCAGGGACCTCTTTATTTATGTTCATGATGCCTGAGACAATAGTCGTATAGAAATATGCAGAATGTGGGATGCATGAAAGTTGCGATGTAAAGATTCTCCTGATTTACATGGTAGAAGTGAAAGTAAAAGTTTATCCAatgtcggtttttttttttttttggaatcagTGGCTGTTGTGTGTTCATATTTTTGGCTACATTTCAAGGGAGTATGCTTGCTTTATTGGTCCTTGACTGGTGCCATATGGTGTAAACCTCCAGGTTCATTGGCTCCACTGCCACTTTATACATGGTTGGATGGTTGATATCAGGACTAATCTCTGTCGCCAAATGTTGTTTCCTTTGTAAATGATAATACTGAATATTCTATTGTTGGCTGTTTTGAAGATTCAATACCTCAGGTATATATTAAGAGCTTAGCAAAGTTGCAACCTCCAAAGTCATCATTGCATACAAATTATGCAATAATAGCATCTTAATATGGTAGACTAAGATGTTTATTAACATCGGGGAATAGCAGATTAATTTATGACGAGTTTTTCTTCTTACTCATTGTTAAAGAAGATATATACAACATGATTAGCAgattaatttgtttctttttcatgtGTCTCGTTTGTGCTACTTTTTTTTTACAGAATTCGCCTTGTGATCCATGCCTTGTGCACTGCTGCCTGCATTGGTGTGCCCTGTGTCAGGAGCACAGGGAGATGAAGATCCATTTATCTGATTATGCTAATACATCCACGACCATCGTTAACCCTCCACCAGTACAGGAGATTGTCAGCTGCAGGAAGCATTTTTAATTTGGTGTGCGAGAAAAGTTTCGATGGAAGTTTCGCGGGAACCTTTTTGAACAATGGTAAATGTCATTTGGTCACTGTCTTCTTGTTTTCATGTGGTCCTCTTTATCAGAGTTTCCACATGGTCTGCATACTGTTATGATAATTACTTGTGCTTgtttttcccttctctttcttcGGTCTCTTCTTCTTTCGATCTTTTCCTAGCTGTTTCAAATGTATTAAGAATTTGAAGACTCTGGTGAATCATTAGAGATGATGATTCCTGGTGAATGTATATGGTGGTTAATGAAATTGCTTAGCTAACTGTTTTGTCTGATCATGGGCTTGAGATGTTGACAAGACAAGAGAAAGGAAAACCTGATCTTCGACTTGTTCGGTTTTATTTCAGAAACTTCAATTTCCTACAAAGGACAAAGATATATAGTGGAACCCTTATTGCATGGGTTACCTATGTGATCCCATCCTTGTAGTGGATAAGTTGAGCGTTTTCATTAGGAAGTCAAATTAGAATAAGGAAGGCCTGTCGTGAAAACTATTTGTATAGTTTTCCTATTGTCATTGGCATAAGTTGGTTTCATGCAACATTCGATGGTGAAAATCACCACAGGACAACATGTGAACCTACCCTTCATTATGGTGGGATATATTAGGTTTGTTTGGGAATTGGGAATGTTGTATTTTGACCTATTAAAATTAggtgatttaaaaaaattatggtgagCAGAAGTGAGTTAAGTTGACAAGAAATTTTTGGCGTGtcaaacaaaatgaaattacaGAGTCTACCTAATAAATTACAATAATCACCGATAATGTTTTATAAATTACAAAACAAACCACATAATTCATATTTTTCACTCGGACCCTCTGTCCCAACTACCAACCCACCTGGCCACCACCCTTCTTCGTCTTCTGGCCATATCAAATTGAGGCTCTTGACCTCCATAAATCATTTCTGACCATCAATCACCAAGAAAAACACTCGTTTTGTTGGAACCACGGTGCAAAGTGGTGCGGAAGTCGTGAGAAAAAATGTCTAATTCAGCTATGCCACCTATTCCACAACCACATAAATATTGTCCAGCCCAAGTTCTACATGTTTTGCCCCTTCACCGGCCAAAGTGGCCACCGGAAGCCGGAGTTATAGTTGGAAGGTAACAAAACTATAAAAACTTTTTGGACAAAACTCGAAAACAAGTCGTTGCAACAATAGAAGTAGCTGATTTCCTCTTCATTTGGTACCGCAATTATATGCGGTGGGATGCAACGCACCACTTtgccaaacaacaaacaaaccGATACGGCAAACTCCACCTCAAGGAGCTAGGTTCGTTGCGTTAGGGCATGCCTAACAGTTTGTCAAAcggattgcaaaaaaaaaacaagaagaaggaggaggtggTATCAAAAAGTAATGTCTTTGAAGATAACCAGTCTTTAGGTAAGAATTATGTTACAATTATCATTTGTTGAGGGGTTACAAcagaaaaatatttcaaaaagaCCATCTCCTTTGTTATTATTAGCCGCAGAGGAGTGTACATAGTAGACATTCCGTACAAAAGAGTCAACGTCCCGTGTCAGCCTTTCACCGAATACCATCAGACTAGACTAGACTAGGCCTCCCTCGATCGTCTACTACTCCAATTCTGTTCTATTTCATGTGGTTTTACTTATATAACCTTcgaattccattgtttttacaAATCTAACCGTCCCCTCCAGTCATTTAACCATTTGATGTTTGCCTGCCATGGAAAATGGATGTTGGAACTGTGATTTGATTATGGTCTTAATGAAGCTTTAATTGCGAAAGTTTAGATATAAAAAATTGAGTCTTGCAAACATTCATTATGGTCTTCATAAAGCTTCAATTGGGAGTATTTAGATAATGATTATGATCCTATTTCAATGGAGATGTTGTTCAATCAATGGGACCTCTATGCTTCTGGGTAATTTTCAACAGAAGATTTGGTGGATGATTTCTTAAGGCATTCTTTGGTCTATATGGTTGGCTGGAAATGTTGTGGTTTTCCATTAGAAGGGTTCTTGAGTGTATCAGAAATCCACACTCACatacatgtcaataatattatccattttggatttattagtTTACTATGGATACATCTAAcccacacgactttgttcttcctTAGCTCAGTTATTACAAGCCGAAGTCTACCTCACTGAGCAAGCCCAACTACTACTGATCAAAGCCAAAGTCACTGGGCCTAGGAAAATGTATTATTGTATGTAGGGTATTGCTTTATGTTAAGAGTCTCACCTCGTTTAGCTGTGGGATCCTCATATAATTAATAAGTGGTGCTCAACCCTTAAAACTCTTGTTGGTCCTTTTAGAGACAAAACCCACATGAGACTTTGGTCCAATGTGAGACAATACTTCAAGTGTTGTTGGGTACAACATTTATCCTCTACCAATTTTTCAAATTATCACATGATATCAGAGCCTTTACTCGATTCTCAAGACCTCCACCCGATGACGTTTGGATAATCTATGGGCTTTTCGGATATGGACCACCCACAAGGTGAGACTCAATAAGGGTATTGATACTCCATGGAGATTCACCCATACAAAGAGAAAGAGGGAAGGAAACCGAATTGCATACTTAAGGGGGGTCATTCGAGTGGAACTGTCCCTCAAGTTCTACTGTTGTATATTCTTTTCTCCTTAAtataattcacatctttatcaaaaacagTCCATTCTTCTTTTGATCGTTAAATGgtgttcaaaatttatcaacaGTTTTCTTACATTAATTTGTGAAAAATTGGACTATATATATGCTTAATTAGCTTATCATATTATATGTGATCATAAGAATATTCAATAGATAGTAATGTACCCTAACAGAGACAACTTTAAAGTTTAGACTTTAAAGCACCAACTAATTAGACAACACAGATAAAAACTCCCACATCGTTTGTGTGTATCCCTCACTTGTAATTGATAAGTTCCTTCTACCACTTGACTTTTTACCTGTGATAAAATAATCATAGGTGTCAAGTGTGTAGAGTTGTCTTATCTTGTTTGTGTTGtgttctcaaaaaaaaaataataataataaaataattctgCATTAATCGTTAAGAAAATtgataatgaaaataatgaatttaagATTATGGTTAGTGTTAAGAAAATTGTACAAATATTGGTactaatgaaaataatgaatttaagATTATGGTTAGTGTTTTAAATATCGGTATCAGAATCATGCCGGTCAGAGGATTGATATGTCATATATATGTGGTATAATGGGTTCAATCAACCGAGTGACACaaagataaaaaatatatgttttgtGGAGGATAAGAGTAATAAAAATCATGTTACTTTGGTGGTTAAGACTTAGTATTTCCTACTTGAGTTCTCAAATTCGATTTTTGACTGGTATGGACCGATCCGGTATATACCCAATTTTTTAGTTTAATCGTATCAGCGGACCATACGACACCCGGTTCAATCCAGAATTTAAAACACTGTTTACAGTAGAGATTATGCTCTTTTGACCATGCATatatgaccgacaccaaagtgtgtgtgtgtacttacccaaagtgtagggtatcgtcaagtaataaaccggtgagtccggtatcgatccacgaggaagcaatgcaaatttgaagtgaatgatatgcaaatgactagctaacactaataaacacaatgaatatcaaataaaagcaagtaaaagaaattggccgaatgactcggtagcatgagcgattttgtaatcaaagtaagcacgaattggatttaaaacaattaattaaaaacctagtctctaatccgtcccggtggctactcggttctcatactcaaggcatcattgcaaacacacacaaccatacacaatgcattgtgtgatactatcaatcatacatatgcaaagagaattgggttataagacttcaattcatacatgtaggccatcgggtctcttaatctacgatgaacgcaaagggataagcacctaatattatgaattaatgttcccccttggggcttggcttggctaacaccctagtttcacactcaaagatcaattaaccataactctcccatgcatattcctaatttaacccaaaactccatcatcaatacacataattaatagctatgcaatgaaaaactcaattaattaaggaaatcatgcaatgagtttaacaattctcaattaaacacattagatgcaatccctagactagacaatccgaaAATACCATCAATATGTCAtttccatagatccaatcacacaactatcacgaaattaaaagagaaaaatcgaaactacgattctttgaacataccttgagtaatcgaaaccgagcatccaccatttgggactagaaactagaaagggaacttagccactcatcataatgggtataaatatcaattttatagatgaaaatcaatgtttacaaacaaaatcacgaaaaaccaagaaaaacttagagagagaagtagagagaaaacaatggaggcaagaagttggaggagatgaatgagAGAGCCCCcacaaatcttagggttttctcccctttttacaagtataatgacctatttacccttacaaagctttctcccattggttacatttgagagatacccaaaaacccagctcaattaatcattctcggaatgcagaaatcgggcgactgtccggacggttgaaatctgtgtggacaattaaactctctggttccaactgtccagacggttgaaatctgtttggacagtttgtgctgattttcatttttagctgtagcttcatgattctttcacctttttgccctttgattcaattatccgaacatccaatgaaagtGTCCGGataattcttcatctctatgaacttttcttcaatcccgagagcttctaattttgtcggtttaatcatattttctgcaaaaccaatgaaagacaatcataagagtaaaactaacttatttaaacacaattacattacttaagatactagaactccctaattagatggtattaggacctcaaaatagaggtccggtcaataTAATACTAGAATCTAGGTTAGATATGCGATTTAATTTGGTGAAATGGTGTTGCACCAAACTCAAAAAGCTATCTACCAAACAAACAGTTGTGAGTAGGACTAGAGAAACTTCAGGTTTTTGTCGTGTTTTGGTAAAGAACATAAGAAGCAAagaacaaaaagagaaaaagagtaaAAACAGTCATAATGAGCTCTCTGAAACAATTGATCAAACAGGTAGTAGTGGATCCCAGTGGTCATAAATAAGCTCGCCGCGTGGCGCATAACCACACTGTTTTTTCCATTAGAGGACTGCACTGCAAAGTTGTTGTTGCTGCTAAAGCTGTAATAGTAAGTCCCTTCATTTGAGGAAGAAGGAAGAGAGGGCTAGCTACCAAACAAAACAAGCTAGGAGAAAGCTACAGCTACTTTCCTCAATGTaaaagatgaaagaaaatggTTAAAAGTGGGTGAAAGTGAAACTGTAAATCCAGTCTACCACAAGCCGCCTAATAAGATACAGCTAGCTCAGTCCGTCTGCTCTCAATAACCATAAAAGCGTGGGCTTTAATGCTTTTAAGAGaattgtgagagagagagagggtgtgCAGATGTTCATGGACAAAGGAACAGTTTCAACTCTGCAAATAGCAAGTTTGGGTTTTTAATTCATCTCTCGAAATTCGATCCCTCTGAAGTCTGAActtccttcttccttcttcttgtcTTTCCTTCCACTGTACCCTTTGTACTGCCATTGgcgagttttcaagttttaaccAGAGCTATTACTATACACTTTACATGTAAAAACCATAAAAGAAACCACTCTTTAGTTTCTCCCTCCTTAACACCGACATGtctcaaaaaacaaagaaaccccACTAAAACCCACAAACCCAAATTACTCTATCTTTACTCGTTTCAATTATTTCCTCTCAAAGCTGACACCTTTTTTCACTATTTTCTTCCAATTTCGCAGTACCAGTCTCAACGACGTTGCTGAGTAAAGATGCTGGAGTACGAATGGGGGAACCCCTCATCGATAATGCTCGGTGGGGACGAAACAACGTCGACCCAAGAAACTGATCCAAACCGTCAGATTTTCAATCATTACAGTCAACAATCCTACCACCATGAAACCCTAATCCCTCATCCTCCAACAAACTTGTTCCATCAACACGCACATTACAGCAGTAACCTTAACGGTTTCTACGACCCACGCGCGTTTTCTAGCGCGTCGGCCTTCGCAGCCCCGCAGTCCTCGCTCCTCGACGTGGTGCCCAATTCGGGCGGTGGAGGCGGGTTCTTTGTGGTTCCGAAAAGCGAGGAGGTTTCCCCTCGGCCGGACTTCACGACGAGGATTGGGCTCAATTTGGGCGGAAGGACTTACTTCTCGTCTGCGGAGGATGATTTCGTGAACCGCCTGTACCGGCGGTTCAGGCCGGCAGAATCGGGAACGACAAATTCGCCGAGATGTCAGGCCGAAGGGTGCAATGCCGATCTAACCCACGCAAAGCACTACCATCGGAGACACAAGGTCTGCGAGTACCACTCAAAGGCTGCTACTGTTATCGCGGCAGGGTTGACTCAGCGATTCTGCCAGCAGTGTAGCAGGTTCGCTCAATTGACCTAAACGCCCttcttgtttttcttaattAACCTTGATTATACTCATACATCTTCATGGATAGAtaacgaagaagaagattgtGATTGTGCTGCGATGACCTGAATGCCCCTATAGTAGTGGGATTAGCGTACTAATGTTGAGGGCATTTCTGTCTATATAGTTTCATTTCGTCTCCCGTTTATCCACATTATCCCAATTGGACACAcaagatccaagtgaattcgtgagtgAATTCGTAATCTTCACATGTCCCACCTCATACACATAAAATTATGTGCATACAACTCTGTAGATGGGGTCTTGGATAAATGAGATACCAACTACTGGATCGGAATACCAATTATGCCGCAGTTTCCGAAAATGCCCTCCGTAATTATGCTTGGTAGCCAATGATTGGTTTCTCGTACAAGTGGAAATCCCGAGGGCAATCGTGTCCGTAACATTTGCCCTTTTCGTACTGTACATCTCGTTAATAGCAGCAGTGTCTTAATTATATCTTAAcagtaattaattatatgttgAAAAAAATGGCAGATTCCACCTTCTCTCGGAATTCGATAATGGGAAACGCAGCTGCAGAAGGAGACTGGCCGATCACAATCGCCGCCGCCGGAAATCCCACCAATCAAACCAAGAAACCACCCGGAAATCACAGCTCGATAACGCTCGCAACTCCTCTGAAAATCTCACAAGTAAGACCAAGACCAAGATGTTTTATTTCTCAAagcttgaattttttgaattcTAAACAAAACTTTAATTGTAGTCTCTCCACCGGATTCCTCGGCTGGTCAGTCAACATCCTCCGTAACCGTGGCCGTGTCACCACCGCGAATCTCCTTGGATTGTTTCCCGCCAAGATGTTATCAAGCAAATGGTTCGACTTCCGCCTCATCAACATCAAATCAACTGTTCTTCTCTAGTGGGTGATTTAATCATTAACCTGGTCGCTAAAAATGCAGGCGAAAGAAATTAATTAGCACttgctttcattttctttgaattAATTCCAGTGATGTTAACTCTAATACTTTGTTTGAAAATAATTAAGATTCCCATCTACTTATTTATGTATCACTGAGATGTCTGTTTGTTTGGTTTCAAGGAAAAGCCAAATGGGTAATTGCATTACTATATATGCTTTTTGTCTGGTCCCAGAATTTTCCGGGAAAATGCAGTATTAATCATGTTAAAGAAAAGGTGAGACTTGGGACACGGAGACGTgggggttggggttggggtcGGGTGTGAATTTTCTCGGAATATTTAGATCAAAAAGGTACAGTCAAGCTGTCTCCTATATGGCAGCCACATATGTTCGTACTTACCATTACTGATTAAGCTTTGTTAGTCATTATGAGATATCATATCAATATTGTGTTGGTGAGTGGTGACATGATTAATTAGTAATGTagtcatatatattttatttaatgggGATCATGAGTGGGGTCCACCaaagcctatatatatatatatatatatatatatgacctgCATTTTAATTGATTTGGTAGTGCTTATGTAATGTATGTATGGATTTACCTAACTTCAAAAGCCTAGCTAGTTGGATTGCGACTCTAATGTCAACTTAAATTCTAAACAGGGTTATTCCTTtgaatcttttctttttctttttttctttattagggTAAGCTACGTACATGGGTTTTATTAAACTATTCCAATATCCAAATTCTCAAACCATTAACTAATCTCCAATATTTACGTATCATTTGGTTCACAAATTTGGagatgaaaatagaaaaaatatgccaggaaaataatttttaaataatgCTTAAATTACTGAAATACCCTTATTATCATATATggtttaaaataatatattaaacaattatttcaaattgtatgacatatttaaattaaaaataacacttttatttgaatatccaaattaaaactgtaaaaataaaaaaaaaatatatatatatatatatgacgatTATAGTTAtgggaattttgttgaaattatgtGTTTTTCAAAGGGACATTAtatgtatttaattaaaaataagtgagGATTCATCTATTTTTGAGAAGAAATGAGAATTCCTCTTTTGTGAGGAATCCAACTTTTCGTCTTGATTTCAAGGATTCAATCAACCAAATATAGAAATTATTGGCAAAAAGAAAACTCTTATTCACGAAAAATTGGATTCTACGAATCAAACGAACCCTTATGGTGATACCATGATAGTGTGAGCTACACGGTTTTCGTTACACACTATTCAAATATccaagttaattttttttttctaaaagttTGAATTTGATCCTGCAAAATGCAAATTAATCTATTCAGGTCTATTTCATCTTTGAAGTTTGATAGATTGAAGAGTAAGTTTTGTTCCTAAAGAAGATCAAAGCTGAGACCGTCCTTGCACCTTCTAGGAAATTGAGATGTGGGCCAATGAATTAATGTTGTCTCTACGGTGTACATGAACCGTTTTGCTTACTTTGATTGATTAAGACAAATCTATGTCTCAAGTACCTTAAGATAGAGAAAATTAAAGAATTAAACAAATCTTCAAATCTTTCCAAGCTGCTATCAATGAATTAGGTAAGTAAAGGACAAGGAAATTAAAACTTATTGTGTATTGTGCATTTTTCTGCTCGCTTGCTCTAGTGCATGTGTCAAACACTAGGAAACTTCCCAACCCTTTTTGGTTCCTTACAACTCAAAAACTCAAGAATGTTTCCAAAAATATTTCTAAGTCTATATATGTGtatacttgatttatatatgtGGATGAGAAAAATAAGTCATGCCTAGTCAGCATGTCAGGTGTTACAGGAACAAAGTATACGTACTATAGCAGCTTCTTGGAAGCCGTGTTAAGAATAAAAGCTGGGAGATGATAACTCTCAATTCACAGGGAATATCTCATGCTAACGTTCAAAGACGTCTGGAGATCAGGATAAGGATATTTAATCATACAATGACACTCCAGAGACGATAATATCAACCGTCTTTATCTCCTTACCTGTCAACCCTTATATTAAAAGGAGGCTAAGGCTGAATCAATGTATGCTACACACATTCTCAGATTCATTACTTTAGTTAGATTCTTTCTGAAGAGTACTGACTTGAGCT
This sequence is a window from Tripterygium wilfordii isolate XIE 37 chromosome 8, ASM1340144v1, whole genome shotgun sequence. Protein-coding genes within it:
- the LOC120003839 gene encoding squamosa promoter-binding-like protein 8; translation: MLEYEWGNPSSIMLGGDETTSTQETDPNRQIFNHYSQQSYHHETLIPHPPTNLFHQHAHYSSNLNGFYDPRAFSSASAFAAPQSSLLDVVPNSGGGGGFFVVPKSEEVSPRPDFTTRIGLNLGGRTYFSSAEDDFVNRLYRRFRPAESGTTNSPRCQAEGCNADLTHAKHYHRRHKVCEYHSKAATVIAAGLTQRFCQQCSRFHLLSEFDNGKRSCRRRLADHNRRRRKSHQSNQETTRKSQLDNARNSSENLTISPPDSSAGQSTSSVTVAVSPPRISLDCFPPRCYQANGSTSASSTSNQLFFSSG
- the LOC120003651 gene encoding cell number regulator 6-like, translated to MAEGNVQSRYVRLTKDQAPAEDINPGELNQPIQVPQLIVHRCPECQQPLPESYEPPADEDWTSGIFGCAKDTDRCWTGLFCPCVLFGRNVETLREDIPWQNACVCHAICVEGGMVLAAATAMFHGVDPKTSFLICESLLFAWWMCGIYTGLFRQSLQTKYHLKNSPCDPCLVHCCLHWCALCQEHREMKIHLSDYANTSTTIVNPPPVQEIVSCRKHF